The Bacillus carboniphilus genome contains a region encoding:
- a CDS encoding nucleoside hydrolase, which translates to MRNQKNVLAFSDFGIDDVITLLYAYYSEEINLVGIVADYGNISFEAAMTNVKFIQNLTGVTDVPIISGAVSSLTGQEPHYFTNIHGPFGLGPIIPQIETNHVIDENFYLINEIIERYKNDLYILSTGRLTSLATAFVLYPKTMSEVKEFYVMGGAFNVPGNVTPVAEANYFGDPYAANLLIQLAPKPVYLIPLDVTEYALVTTPMINQLTLFYKGQNDSVGQIIKPLFDYYNDFYKKNYPSMNGSPLHDTFTLWAISDSGKKNIYYEETPTFINTTRGESFGQSSGDFRKIVNKANWPVHNIALWFDYRAFINEFFLVMTTPRE; encoded by the coding sequence ATGAGAAATCAGAAAAATGTTCTCGCATTCTCCGACTTTGGGATCGATGATGTGATCACGCTTCTTTATGCTTATTATAGTGAGGAGATCAACCTAGTCGGAATTGTAGCGGACTACGGAAATATCTCATTTGAAGCCGCTATGACAAACGTAAAATTTATTCAAAATCTAACGGGAGTTACAGATGTTCCTATAATTAGTGGCGCTGTTTCTTCATTAACAGGACAAGAACCTCACTACTTTACAAATATTCACGGACCCTTCGGTTTAGGACCGATCATCCCTCAAATTGAAACGAATCACGTAATAGACGAAAACTTTTACTTAATTAATGAAATTATTGAACGCTACAAAAATGATCTCTATATCCTTTCAACTGGACGATTAACTTCTTTAGCAACCGCCTTCGTGTTATACCCTAAAACAATGTCAGAAGTGAAAGAATTTTATGTTATGGGAGGAGCTTTTAACGTCCCTGGAAATGTAACCCCAGTTGCTGAGGCTAATTATTTTGGAGATCCATATGCAGCCAATTTACTCATTCAATTAGCACCTAAACCTGTTTACTTAATTCCACTAGACGTTACAGAATATGCGTTAGTGACAACCCCAATGATTAATCAATTAACTTTATTTTACAAAGGGCAAAATGATTCAGTAGGACAAATTATAAAACCACTATTTGACTATTATAATGACTTTTATAAAAAGAACTATCCTTCAATGAATGGAAGCCCTCTTCACGACACGTTTACCTTATGGGCAATTTCGGATAGTGGTAAAAAAAATATATATTATGAAGAAACACCTACCTTCATTAATACAACTAGAGGTGAAAGCTTTGGACAAAGCTCTGGAGATTTTCGAAAGATAGTCAATAAAGCAAATTGGCCTGTTCATAATATTGCTTTATGGTTTGACTA
- a CDS encoding endonuclease has protein sequence MPLSTYEATTISSTQEAINNQDGSSQTVEGYIVGKPLSSSSIQTSSFSDDYSIAIADDQDETSTENMLYIQLTSDYRSTFGLDTNSSILADKISVTGTLTSYYGHAGLKSPQSIEFSSESTVNSEIEEYYQSAENKTGDTLKRSLHAIIDDHVELSYNDVWNALRYTDQDPDNSNNVILIYTGRSQSKYRNGNGIDDWNREHVWAKSHGDFGTSKGEGTDLHHIRPSDMTVNSSRGNKDFDNGGTAQGEADDTFYDSDSWEPRDEVKGDIARMIFYMAVRYEGDSGELDLEVNDFVSNDSSPYHGKLSTLLEWHNEDPVDDFERTRNDIIYEDYQQNRNPFIDHPEWVEEIWN, from the coding sequence ATGCCACTATCAACTTACGAAGCTACGACTATTTCTTCAACTCAAGAGGCCATTAACAATCAAGATGGTTCATCTCAAACGGTCGAAGGATATATAGTAGGAAAGCCACTTTCGTCCAGTTCAATCCAAACCTCGTCTTTTTCAGATGATTATTCGATTGCCATTGCTGATGATCAAGATGAGACATCAACAGAAAACATGTTGTACATACAACTAACTTCAGATTACCGCTCTACATTTGGTCTTGATACAAATTCATCAATATTAGCGGATAAAATTTCCGTAACCGGTACATTAACTAGTTATTATGGACATGCTGGTTTAAAATCACCCCAGTCCATTGAATTTTCTTCTGAATCAACAGTAAATTCAGAGATTGAAGAGTACTATCAATCTGCAGAGAATAAAACAGGAGATACATTAAAAAGATCACTCCATGCCATTATTGATGATCACGTAGAACTTAGCTATAATGATGTATGGAATGCATTACGATATACGGATCAAGACCCAGATAATAGTAATAATGTCATATTAATATATACTGGTCGATCACAAAGTAAATATAGGAATGGTAATGGAATAGATGATTGGAACAGAGAACACGTTTGGGCTAAGTCTCATGGTGATTTCGGTACATCTAAAGGAGAAGGTACAGACCTTCATCACATTAGACCTTCTGATATGACTGTCAATAGCTCCAGAGGAAACAAAGATTTTGACAATGGTGGTACTGCTCAAGGCGAAGCTGATGATACCTTTTATGATAGCGATTCTTGGGAACCAAGGGACGAAGTAAAAGGAGACATCGCTCGAATGATTTTCTATATGGCCGTTCGCTACGAAGGGGATTCTGGTGAACTAGATTTAGAGGTTAATGATTTTGTAAGTAATGATTCTAGTCCTTATCATGGGAAACTATCTACTCTTTTAGAATGGCATAACGAAGACCCAGTAGATGATTTTGAAAGAACAAGAAATGACATCATTTACGAGGATTATCAACAAAACCGCAATCCTTTTATTGATCACCCCGAATGGGTTGAAGAAATTTGGAATTGA